In a genomic window of Cataglyphis hispanica isolate Lineage 1 chromosome 18, ULB_Chis1_1.0, whole genome shotgun sequence:
- the LOC126856301 gene encoding protein BTG3-like, producing MLNEIKAAVLFLVKLIEKSEKFSPDQLECFKRHLVELLTERFKNHWFPDKPFKGQGYRCIRVNGHNRRDATLESAASAAGVKYEDLALPVELTLWVDPNEVCCRFGESKGSYCTLASFEDKENAVPIFQEHKDNIDKENKEIYVGPIKIQKSPLTTSTEQQQSKSKLLNTANQNQQHSNNGTGRKRNLNSPRLHLNRNRSWFGHSFSMGYGPHPISQPWYNIMPPHFLGGPSPPPFMGHRGNKWVHPSSYPAGPARFHHWSPKATLKV from the exons ATGCTCAACGAGATCAAGGCGGCGGTACTGTTCTTAGTAAAGCTGATCgaaaaaagcgaaaaatttAGTCCTGATCAATTAGAATGCTTCAAGCGGCATTTGGTCGAACTGTTGACGGAACGCTTTAAAAATCACTGGTTTCCCGACAAGCCGTTCAAGGGTCAGGGATATCGTTGTATTCGTGTCAATGGCCACAATCGTCGAGATGCAACTTTGGAGAGCGCCGCGAGTGCTGCTGGAGTCAAATACGAGGATCTGGCCCTACCGGTAGAGTTAACTTTGTGGGTTGATCCCAATGAGGTCTGCTGTCGATTCGGTGAGAGCAAGGGATCGTACTGCACACTGGCATCGTTTGAGGACAAGGAGAATGCTGTACCCATTTTTCAAGaacataaagataatatagataaagagaACAAGGAAATTTATGTGGGACCTATCAAGATACAG AAATCCCCTTTAACTACTAGTACAGAACAACAACAAtcgaaatcaaaattattaaacactgCTAATCAAAATCAACAGCATAGCAATAATGGTACAGGTAGGAAGCGTAATTTGAATAGTCCTAGACTGCATCTGAACAGAAATCGTTCGTGGTTCGGCCACTCCTTCAGCATGGGTTACGGTCCTCATCCAATCAGCCAGCCTTGGTACAATATAATGCCTCCGCATTTCCTCGGTGGTCCTTCTCCGCCGCCCTTTATGGGACACCGGGGGAATAAATGGGTACACCCGTCCTCTTATCCCGCAGGACCCGCCCGTTTCCACCACTGGTCTCCCAAAGCTACTCTTAAGGTATAA
- the LOC126856320 gene encoding adenylate kinase isoenzyme 6 — protein MLNMRRNAPNILVTGTPGVGKSLMSRILSEKTGLEWLDVSKLAIENECVTEYDDVYQSNMLDEEKLLDGMENLMNEGGKIVDYHSVDFFPERWFDIVFVLRTDNTTLYDRLKERGYCGKKLEDNITCEIFQTILEEARSSYRKEIVHELISNTLDQVTDNVNRICQWLEQWKIDNQQT, from the exons atgttaaatatgcgTAGAAATGCGCCTAATATTCTAGTAACAG GCACACCTGGTGTCGGTAAGAGTCTAATGTCGCGCATATTGTCGGAGAAAACTGGATTAGAATGGCTCGATGTTAGTAAATTAGCTATCGAAAATGAATGTGTAACAGAATACGACGATGTGTACCAAAGCAATATGTTAGATGAGGAAAAg ctACTGGATGGGATGGAGAATCTTATGAATGAAGGAGGAAAGATTGTAGATTATCACAGTGTCGATTTCTTTCCTGAGAGATGGTTTGACATTGTATTTGTACTCAGGACAGACAATACTACTTTGTATGATCGTCTCAAGGAAAGAGGATATTGTGGAAAGAAACTAGAAGATAACATAACttgcgaaatttttcaaactattCTTGAAGAGGCAAGATCATCCTACAGAAAAGAAATAGTACATGAACTAATTAGCAATACTTTAGATCAGGTGACAGACAATGTAAATAGAATATGTCAGTGGCTGGAGCAATGGAAAATAGACAATCAGcaaacttga